In Larimichthys crocea isolate SSNF chromosome VII, L_crocea_2.0, whole genome shotgun sequence, the genomic stretch GGGGCCCATTGCCTTATAATCTGTCCATATTACCAACTGGTCGCATAAGTCACATCATGGGCATTTGCCTAAATATTGTTCTGTCATCTTTTGTTGACATTTGACAACCACTATTGAGAATTGAAACAATGGAAATCTACCTCAGGATGTACATGTGATGCCATGTATAGATGCTAGATgaaggtgctgtgtgtgtgttttctccagaAAGAGAAGTTTTCTAGTCCCACTTCAAACTAACTTTTTGGATGAAGTCTGatataatctgtctttttaagTTAGCTGTCAATGAAAGTGGGGCAAGAACAATGGCATGAAACCTGCTGTCAAACACCGGCACAGTGTAAATATACCTCCAAATGTCCTCCACAGAACTCAAACCCCGATAAAGCTTTGATCGAGCCGTTTACCTATTATTGAGGTAGGTACATACGATTGATGCATTGGGACTTTAAGCCTCTGGGAAATGTGTTCTTGTTTGATTGCTTCTCTTTTCTACACACATACCAAAATGTGATTTGTGTTAATagttgtgatgatgatgtcatgttttaatCCTGAACTTTAGCATTGTTGAACTATGGGAAAACCAAGCAGTAATGTTAAGTCTGACAATATTTTGGACTAGTTAGAACCTACATGAGAACAGATTGTTTCTATACCAAACCAGATGCATAGATTTTATAGACATTAATAGAATTTGAGTTTACACGGTGTGTAAAAGAAACTGGCCTCGATAATGACCAGAAAAACCCATGACAGAGAATTTCCCTCTGCCCTGtagattagtttttttttttaacttttcctgGGTGCATCATATTGCAGTTGAGAGGAACAGTGGTACAAAAAAATCTCCAATGGAACAAATGTTACTTTGGAGTTAACTGATAAGCATACTATCTATCATGtatatgaaaaataacattaatttttttcatttccagacTTTTATTTGTTAATGCATCATATGCAAACACTCACAGTTGTTTTTTAGACTTTtgtatgtatatttgttttcttcattcctgttgttaatttacagtatGTTATAAAGCAAAAGAGATGGAGCATTAGGCCTATATCCCTTCAGTGAAGGACCatactattttattattacagctTCCTTTTTaagctatttatttttgtaaagtttttaCCTTGGACATGTAATTAACATGGCAGATGCTGCTGTCTTTGAGATTTTTGTCTATAAAAATggtcaaataaacacatttatgtcaATACACGCCTGTCTTTTACTGCCACTTATCTTCAGTGAAAACCAGAAATAATCTTTGTGCAACATTTCTCCAAGTGTCTGCATGCAAAACAGTGTAAGAACCCTTCCCTTTTCTCTATTGCGCAAGCTCCATTGCTTGAGGACTATGTCCAGACTGGTGGGTACAGAACAATCGTGCCAGTCAAAAGGAACCATGTATTTAATAATGACCCATAAATTCCAAACAAATGTTCAAGTTTAATATTTTCCAGGGAACTCTTTTAGACTATTGTGGGCCACTGAAACCCACCAATGAAAGCCAGAGAAATGGAATTCTTGTAGGTGGGACAGCAGCTGTTAAAAGCAGGGTGAGGCAGATTTCACTGCTGGTTTACAAACTGATGTTCAGTCAAATACTCCCACATTGGAATAACTTCTCCGTTCATAAGTCTAAAATAAAGAGTGCCATGTGAAAACATACTCAGTAGCTGTGGTCAGGGAGGAGCCTCCTTTTGCAACAACAATGACTTAATATCCTCTTTTTCTGATTATATTCACAGCTGATGCAGCCTAGCAGATGTGAAACATCAACCTACAGAATTTGGTACAGTATAATATTGCAttaagaagaagagatacttttttattaatccctcaattattcttttttcactGAATTTTAAGCTGAAATACACAtgtttaacatgcaaatgtagagagatggtggagaaaGCGGTTGGGGCAGgccacctctccagctaccagtccaccaccATACTTTGCTctatactggacttgaaccagccacccgCCGGTTCCTCAGCtaagtctctatggactgagctactgccacccttGATATGTAAACGAATAACAATAAGAAATtagagaaaaatacaatattaaatatgactACTACAACAAGTCATATTACATAAGATACAGGGCAATAGAGTACAGTAAGTTATAGCAAAAGATATGAGCACGTGTTCTGGTGTGCAAAAGAGGTAGGCTGCGAATAAAAGAATACATTAATAGTATTTAAtaagtaaacacaaaaaataagaatacaTGATACATGAAAATGTGTAGAAAAGAAATGCACAGCACGTAGTAGATGTGTGCTTGTTGTGATCAGACGAACAGAAGGTGACACAAGCTGCGTGTGAGTGGGTAAACAGACAGAGGGGATTCCTGAGCACTGCGCGAGGTGCGTTCACTGTACATGTAAATGTGACCGAGGTGCGTTCACTGTACATGTAAATGTGACCGAGGTGCGTTCACTgtacatgtaaatgtgacacTTCCTGATTCTTACAGTACGGTACCGTGAGAGATGCGCGTTGCATTGTGGGGATACAAACAGAGCGCAGAGGGGCGCACAAAGGAATGAAAACAGCACCGAGGAAACTTTTAACTTCAGTCTGACGTGAATTCATGTGAGCGTTAATCAAACTGGGACTTTTGGGCCGGCTGGCAGGCTGACAACTGCCCCCGAGGAGCTGCGGGGAATGTGAGTGGTCGGAGCGAAGCGGCAGGGCGCACCGCTGTCTCCGTCTATCGCTGCTTTTTGTCAGCTGAGCTGTTCGCATCCCGAGGCCCAGCCCAGCCGCTATCACGGGCCCTCGTCCcacaaggtaaaaaaaacaacaacaaacacccTCCGCACAGTCTGTCTGCTGGCGGTAACCCCGCCGTGTAAGCGTTAATTCGGCTACGTTGTTAACAGTCTGCgtggtgataaaaacaaaagcacggACTGAAGGCACGGTGCTGCCTCTGCTAGCGCTAGCTCGGTGGCTAGCGACAATTAGCTCATGTTCGGCAGCTTCGTCGACGTATCCAGGGTCAGACCGGAAATAAGGCTAATTcgtcttcaaaataaaaggggTACATTTAAAATTGTGTTTGCTTACTTGCTCAAAATTGCAATGGTTGAATGTATGTATTGACGAAATGGAAAGGAAAATATAATCATGGCATAGTTAACGAACACGGCTGTTTTTGGCCAGGACATTACGGTCAGGTGTTGACAATAAATAAAGCGCATGTTCTTACGTTACCATTAAATGCCTTTTAAGTTTCAAATTTGAATACGTATAGTAAATTAAATTGGCGTATTTTAATGTACTACAATGCTGCGAGACATACAGCTCAAAAGCTCTTCAGTATGGTcacttgtcttttattttgacagtaaaccggatgtacttttttttatctcctggCTGACTTGACGTGAGAGATTGACAGTTAGCTAGTGCTTGCTAAACTGTGATTGTTGTTGCAAACATGTTTGTAGCTCAcagcgtacacacacactcacacacacacgctgactgtctgcagtgtgtgtgagtctatCTCGCTCGCAGCTACGTGATGTAAACAGAGAGCAGGCTGAAGTGAACGCCTCCTCTGCTGTGCCGCCATCAGAAACATGTTAGAGAATAGAGAGAAGTTCATTAATGAGTTGTTCCACAAGTAAAACTAAAGTTTGTGACAATAGCAAACATCCAAGTGATGTTTTCAAATGGTTTGTTAtttctcaaacaaacagcaaaacacacagacgtgaTCATTTTTATAGATGGACATATGATCTGTAATAATATGTAGCCATTGTGTGATTTTCTAGCTATCACACCTGATGTTGTAGCTTCACGGTGAAGCATGTAGGAGAGAACCTGAATCACTGATGGAACCATGACGTAATCCTTCATAATTTAAGATTCTTGTTAACTTAAGAAGCTTCTTGGACGAGAGGcgaaacgtcttcacggatctcCAAACAGTccagacttaaccttttttgaagaaagatgacccaGATGAccgagaaccttcacagaattCTTTAACTTAAGCATTATAGTgtagtgtttcttttttctaaactttttacaccacgtACCACctcatgaaatattcatctctCCAGGTAACACTATTCTGACAGACATGCAAACCCAGCAGCATAGGCCGACCCTGTTCAACTATGGACAGTTCACACAGTGGGCAGGTTTATTCCTGATGAGAAAAAGGATTTATTATCGACTGTCGCCGaacacttttattaaaaaaaacaaaaaagacatcCCAGCGATATATTTGCTTCATTCGAACTGTTGTCGATAGATTACAGAGATTCCTCCATGTACCAGTTTAAGAACCACATTAATAAGCAAGCTGTGTGACACTAATTGGGAGGGAAATATCATACAAAATGCATTTGTTGtcacaaagtttgttttttgtagaaaaataaTGTAATGATTCTAGtttgtttatcattttctttaagACATGATTTATGTTAAAGGGTGTTTGAGTGTTGTTTTTCTAATAGATTTAATTGGTGTGTGCATTTTTTAAGCTCGTGTACTCTTCATGGACATTCCTGTTTTTGTCCGTTGGAGCTCTAATAGAGATCATGTAGCTGAGTAACTCTCCTCCAGGAGACATTTTTGTCTCAAGAAAACCCCACGGTGAAATTAAAGCTCTGTTCTTGTAGACCTGTTTGCCGGTGCAGACTAGACACTCTCCTGTTGCACCTCCACAGCTCCGGGTCTATAATTCACTTTGCCTTTACTGGGCCAACATAACCCAAGAGTATTTtcctttagtgtgtgtgtgtgtgtgtgtgtgtgtgtgtgtgtgtaaaggggAGTGCATTCTCCCTGCGAGAGCCCCTTTACTTGAGCTTTTGTTTGATGGAAAATCTCATGCCTCAGAGAATCCACATGTCTCACAGACAGCTGCTGAGCATCCTGTAGTGCACTGGCCTCCACATGGGTCTGGCTCGCATCGCTGCGCATCTGCTTTGATTGTTGTTACATAACTTGGCGTTTGTCCTCTGTGCTGTACTCTGCTAGAGTAaggagcccccccccccccccccccttcccctcacAGAGCACCTTAGTATTTCTCTCAGCGTACACCCACTGCCTTCCACTGTGTGCTTTTCTTTCTACATCCTGTCGGCACCGTGGGACTGGCGTTTTCGCGGAGTGATATTTGACATCTTGTGTTGTCTTTTGGCAGATTGATTTCTGTTGGAGTGGTTCAGGGAGAGTCCACTGTGATCTGTTATTTCACACCTGATTCTTTAACTGCTCAGGCTGGATTTTGTTTAGTTGGGTAATCACCGGACACGTGATGTTTCTATATACAAACAATGATGGTGGAAAGTACATGACACAAAAGAATAACAGAGTGTAGCAAAAATTTCTGTTAACATTCGTcacatgtctttgttttcccaCCAGAAACAGACTCCTGACGTCCAGTTGAGCGGtttcaaactgaactgaagttttctgttttctttccgtCTCTCTGCAGGACGCACTTCCTGTCCACAGTCAGAAACTGACTCCACTATGGGGGTCAAAACCTTCATCCACAGCTCGACCTCCCACAGCCAGGAGATGCTGGAGAAGCTCAACGCTTTACGCAACGAGGGCCACTTATGTGATGTCACCATCCGGGTCCAAGACAAGCTCTTCTTGGCCCACAAAGTGGTCCTGGCATGCTGCAGTGAATTCTTCCGCTCCAAACTGGTGGGCCGGCCAGAAGACGAAGACAAGTTTGTGTTGGATCTCCATCACGTGACCGTCAGCGGCTTCGCTCCTCTGTTGGAATATGCCTACACGTCCACCCTGTCCATCAGCACGGAAAACATCATCGACGTTCTGGCAGCTGCGAGTTACATGCAGATGTTCACCGTGGCCAGCACGTGTTCAGAGTTCATGAAGTCCAGTATTTTGTGGAGTCcaggtaacaacaacaacaacaacaacagcatggctgcagacAAACCGCATGAATCAGCACCAGAGAGCGCCTCATCAAACTGTGCCCTGATGCCGCTGGATGGCAGCGTGTCACCCGTTTCGTCTGACTGCAGCGTGATGGAGAGAAACGTTCCTATATGCCGCGAATCGCGGCGGAAACGCAAGAGCTTTGTAACGATGGCATCGCCTGAGAGTCCCCTCAAATGCACTACACAGATGGTCACCACTTCCCCTCAGATCCCCAACCCATCGCCTTCGTTCTCAGACAGCACAGCCCAGCCCGTGGAGTCCTCCCTGGCCTTCCCATGGACTTTCCCATTTGGTATCGACCGGAGGTTCCACTCAGACAAACCAAAGCTGCCTGAGAGCCCTCGTTGTCTAGAGCAGGGCACCCAGGGGACCTCAGAGGTGGTAGTGGGCCGGCGGCTTAGCGACTTCCTGACGTGCGAGAGCTCCAAGGTGGTGTCATCGCCAGTGgcgacagaagaagaagacgtgaGAGTGAAGGTGGAGCGTCTCAGCGATGAGGAGGTCCAAGAGGCATCCTCGCAGCCGGTCAGTGCCTCTCAGAGCTCGCTGAGCGACCAGCAGACGGTGCCAGGGAGTGAGCAGGTCCAGGAGGAGCTCCTCATCAGTCCACAGTCCTCCTCTATAGGTGGCGCCATTCTCCTTATCTAACTGAACCACAGCATTTAGAATTGACTGCTTGCTAAACTGTTGAGCTTTTCTGAATCCAAAGAACAAAAGCCAGAGAAATAGATTGAACACAGCACTGTGCAGCTAACTAGCTTAGCAAGCACTTTGACCATATGCTTAAATTCTGTATTGTCTTTGACCAAATATGGTTGCATATTAACAGCGATGAGCACTCCAGTAGGATAATTCTTTGGTATGGGCCAATTAAGTACCATAACAAACCACACGTCCTGAACCGTTCCTGTTCGGACCAATATGGCCAAATTCCACCGCTCTGTGTGCGCTGTttcagtcaatgtttcaaaccccaccgggcctGACGTGGTGCGTGGGTCATCGTgaagaagtcagacacagaaacagcatagagaatccggtcgaatctcaaaataaaactgctgattGTAAACAAAATTGGAAGCAATTTAAGTACATagcatattttcatatttagaaAGCACATAAAACAAGCGGGAAATGACCAATGATGTGCCTGGGCGGTTTTGGCGTTCCACCCCTACCTACAGTATAAACAGATAGCAACCCATCAGAGGCAACAGGCATGTTATCAGCTGCTTCATTTTGTGGGGTCACATTGGGTCAGGTCACATCAGGTTGCACAAAGAGAAATTTCAGTTCATTCCCTCTGTATGCGAGCCAAGATGCTACTATATCAAATGCTTTTGTACTTGGTTGTGGATGTTTACACTCCATGAACTCCACCTTGTTTGGGCTGGATGGTGTTGTTCCTTATCCTCTTAATTATCTTGTCAAGTGAAGCAGAAAGTTAAACAGACAAATGAGCTTTAAAGAGTGTGTAAACGGTGTCACTTCTCCCAAGTTTTTCTATAGTAAGTATTCTTTGAGCATTTTCATGAATAATACCAAGGCTAGCACGCACaatgctgtttctttatttccatcATCAAGTAGTGAGGATGCATAGGACAAGTTGTTACATTTTACATATATAAGACCCCACGGGTTACTTGtggcaaaaataacaaaagaaatcGGCAACATCTGCTAAAATCTGCTAGTGACAGTTGTCAGCCCACAAATTCACATATGCCGGcttaaaaatgtgaaacctGCATCTGTTTACTGTCAGTAATTCCTGCATATGTGATTTGTTGCCAGATTTTATGTACTTGGATGGATATATTGGCTTAAAGAGACATTTAGATCACTTTCCGGCATCTTGTTGTTGTACTGCATCACCACAGTGATAGAGGCTGTGTCCTGACCCAGTTAAcactgtcactttgtgtaaaaCATGCAATCAAACCTGCCTGAGCCAGCAATCAGAGCTGCCTGCCCACCTACgagatttatatttgtattgGTCTCAGTGGAAAGTTTTATTGTCCGATGGCCCAAATGCAGCTTGAGAGGCTTTTCTGCCCTgccataaataaaaagaaaatggaaacattCGTCATTTTTTCCTAAACTGCTGAATAGCACAGTGAACTGAAATCCTGCAGCATCAGTCCTTAAATGTGGGATTAGCCCTCAAAGACCTACAGTGTATTAGTGTGACCCCATCCAAGATGACACGCTCTAGACTTTAGAAGTTTAGTAGAAAGCAACCGTACGAGtgattctttttcttcctgtctccaGGGTCGATGGATGAGGGAGTGTCTGAGGGTTTGCCGTCTATGCAGAGCACCTCCAACACCGGGGGACACGCAGAAGATGACGAAAGGTATCACGATTTGTTCTGACTTGCAGCGAGGCGAGTCGTAAGCAGTAAAGAATATATAGACATAAAGCTGATAACCGGGTGTCTGAGCCACACCTGTTGAGATCATAAATTTAGACGTCATGATGAAATGTCAGACATGATGCACTATGATATAAAGATTTGTA encodes the following:
- the zbtb44 gene encoding zinc finger and BTB domain-containing protein 44 isoform X2, which encodes MGVKTFIHSSTSHSQEMLEKLNALRNEGHLCDVTIRVQDKLFLAHKVVLACCSEFFRSKLVGRPEDEDKFVLDLHHVTVSGFAPLLEYAYTSTLSISTENIIDVLAAASYMQMFTVASTCSEFMKSSILWSPGNNNNNNNSMAADKPHESAPESASSNCALMPLDGSVSPVSSDCSVMERNVPICRESRRKRKSFVTMASPESPLKCTTQMVTTSPQIPNPSPSFSDSTAQPVESSLAFPWTFPFGIDRRFHSDKPKLPESPRCLEQGTQGTSEVVVGRRLSDFLTCESSKVVSSPVATEEEDVRVKVERLSDEEVQEASSQPVSASQSSLSDQQTVPGSEQVQEELLISPQSSSIGSMDEGVSEGLPSMQSTSNTGGHAEDDERLEGIQYPYHLYISPSARPGTNGPDRPFQCPTCGVRFTRIQNLKQHMLIHSGIKPFQCDRCGKKFTRAYSLKMHRLKHEVISSCPTT
- the zbtb44 gene encoding zinc finger and BTB domain-containing protein 44 isoform X1, which gives rise to MGVKTFIHSSTSHSQEMLEKLNALRNEGHLCDVTIRVQDKLFLAHKVVLACCSEFFRSKLVGRPEDEDKFVLDLHHVTVSGFAPLLEYAYTSTLSISTENIIDVLAAASYMQMFTVASTCSEFMKSSILWSPGNNNNNNNSMAADKPHESAPESASSNCALMPLDGSVSPVSSDCSVMERNVPICRESRRKRKSFVTMASPESPLKCTTQMVTTSPQIPNPSPSFSDSTAQPVESSLAFPWTFPFGIDRRFHSDKPKLPESPRCLEQGTQGTSEVVVGRRLSDFLTCESSKVVSSPVATEEEDVRVKVERLSDEEVQEASSQPVSASQSSLSDQQTVPGSEQVQEELLISPQSSSIGSMDEGVSEGLPSMQSTSNTGGHAEDDERLEGIQYPYHLYISPSARPGTNGPDRPFQCPTCGVRFTRIQNLKQHMLIHSGIKPFQCDRCGKKFTRAYSLKMHRLKHEGKRCFRCQICSATFTSFGEYKHHMRVSRHIIRKPRIYECKTCGAMFTNSGNLIVHLRSLNHEASELANYFQSSDFLVPDYLSQVQEEEEALGVQYELEESQHHPVYPGSTSASTTTAASSSSSVQMPVISQVSSSTQNCENSSGFLSPEPLDPLEAPASLKMDADETAVMTEETKMDNSVGGSSPEVLEEEQQQHAQAKELASITIE